From the Salmo trutta chromosome 2, fSalTru1.1, whole genome shotgun sequence genome, one window contains:
- the lmf1 gene encoding lipase maturation factor 1 isoform X1: protein MATHSESSENTLRKRRVETSKTHSDDNTPNNEEDTCEAKKKELVTLQTGTYWLTRIVLLRSIAFIYFIAFTVAYNQNKQLIGERGLLPCKDYLLSVKRYVGGKIDMSAFAYTPSILWFLDWTDMDANLDGIALVGMALSGFVLLTGTANMIIMAMLWVLYHSLVSVGQIWYSFGWESQLLETGFLGIFLCPVWSLSQVPPRCPPSLISIWTFRWLIVRIMLGAGLIKIRGDRCWRDLTCMDYHYETQPVPNPMSYYMHQSPWWFHRFEVLSNHFIELIVPLFTFLGRRMCMVNGTLQIVFQVTLIVSGNLSFLNWLTIVPSLACFDDASLGFLFSSGRGAKQAVLDLQAEEAAGWTPKPTRGMLFRRVVNVALGVLIGYLSVPVVLNLLSSKQVMNTSFDPLRIVNTYGAFGSITKERTEVILQGTLNEDPKDPEAVWEEYQFLCKPGDLTRRPCLISPYHYRLDWLMWFAAFQTYEQSEWVIHIAGRLLANDTSILSLMEYNPFQGRDNPRWVRGEHFKYRFTLPGSGPQGKWWVRKRIGAYFPAVDLVALRGYFKSRNWPHPDL, encoded by the exons ATGGCGACTCACAGTGAGAGTTCTGAAAACACTTTGCGAAAAAGACGCGTCGAAACATCGAAGACACATTCAGATGACAACACCCCAAATAATGAAGAGGACACTTGCGAAGCAAAGAAGAAAGAATTGGTTACATTGCAAACCGGGACTTACTGGCTCACTCGAATTGTACTTCTACGTTCCATTGCTTTCATCTACT TCATTGCATTCACTGTTGCCTACAACCAGAACAAACAGCTGATAGGAGAGCGAGGCCTCTTGCCCTGTAAGGATTACCTTCTCAGTGTGAAGCGCTATGTGGGGGGCAAGATCGATATGTCTGCCTTCGCCTACACTCCCTCTATCCTGTGGTTCCTGGACTGGACGGACATGGATGCCAACCTGGATGGCATTGCCCTGGTGGGGATGGCACTGTCAGGCTTTGTGTTGCTGACTGGCACTGCCAACATGATCATCATGGCCATGCTGTGGGTGCTCTACCATTCTCTGGTCAGTGTGGGGCAGATCTG GTATTCGTTTG GTTGGGAGAGTCAGTTGTTGGAGACAGGCTTCTTGGGGATCTTCCTGTGTCCTGTGTGGAGTCTGTCCCAGGTGCCCCCTCGCTGCCCCCCCTCGCTAATCTCCATCTGGACCTTCCGCTGGCTCATCGTTCGCATCATGCTTGGGGcc GGGCTGATAAAGATCAGAGGGGACCGCTGCTGGAGGGACCTGACGTGCATGGACTACCACTACGAG aCTCAGCCGGTGCCAAACCCCATGTCATACTATATGCACCAATCCCCATGGTGGTTCCATCGCTTCGAGGTTCTGTCCAATCACTTCATCGAGCTCatcgtccctctcttcaccttcCTGGGGCGACGCATGTGCATGGTCAACGGGACGCTGCAGATAGTGTTCCAG gTGACTCTGATAGTGAGTGGGAACCTGAGCTTCCTCAATTGGCTGACCATAGTTCCCAGTCTGGCCTGTTTTGACGATGCCTCTCTGGGATTCCTGTTCTCTTCTGGCCGAGGGGCCAAGCAAGCCGTACTGGACCTCCAGGCTGAGGAGGCAGCAGGATGGACCCCCAAACCCACCAGGG GTATGCTTTTTCGTCGAGTGGTGAATGTGGCTCTGGGCGTTCTGATTGGCTACCTGAGCGTTCCTGTAGTGCTGAACCTGCTGAGCTCCAAACAGGTGATGAACACGTCTTTTGACCCGCTCCGCATCGTCAACACCTACGGGGCCTTCGGCAG TATCACTAAGGAGCGGACTGAGGTGATTCTGCAGGGTACTCTGAATGAGGACCCTAAGGACCCAGAGGCTGTGTGGGAGGAGTACCAGTTCCTGTGTAAGCCAGGGGACCTGACCCGACGCCCCTGCCTCATCTCCCCCTACCACTACAGGCTCGACTGGCTCATGTGGTTCGCTGCCTTCCAG accTATGAGCAGAGTGAGTGGGTGATCCACATAGCAGGCAGACTGTTGGCCAACGACACATCAATCCTCTCACTGATGGAATACAACCCCTTCCAGGGCAGAGACAACCCCAG GTGGGTCCGAGGAGAACACTTCAAGTATAGGTTCACCCTGCCTGGCAGTGGTCCCCAGGGAAAATGGTGGGTGAGGAAACGTATTGGAGCCTACTTCCCCGCTGTGGATCTGGTTGCTCTCAGGGGATATTTTAAGTCCCGGAACTGGCCCCATCCTGACCTTTGA
- the lmf1 gene encoding lipase maturation factor 1 isoform X3 has product MGWESQLLETGFLGIFLCPVWSLSQVPPRCPPSLISIWTFRWLIVRIMLGAGLIKIRGDRCWRDLTCMDYHYETQPVPNPMSYYMHQSPWWFHRFEVLSNHFIELIVPLFTFLGRRMCMVNGTLQIVFQVTLIVSGNLSFLNWLTIVPSLACFDDASLGFLFSSGRGAKQAVLDLQAEEAAGWTPKPTRGMLFRRVVNVALGVLIGYLSVPVVLNLLSSKQVMNTSFDPLRIVNTYGAFGSITKERTEVILQGTLNEDPKDPEAVWEEYQFLCKPGDLTRRPCLISPYHYRLDWLMWFAAFQTYEQSEWVIHIAGRLLANDTSILSLMEYNPFQGRDNPRWVRGEHFKYRFTLPGSGPQGKWWVRKRIGAYFPAVDLVALRGYFKSRNWPHPDL; this is encoded by the exons ATGG GTTGGGAGAGTCAGTTGTTGGAGACAGGCTTCTTGGGGATCTTCCTGTGTCCTGTGTGGAGTCTGTCCCAGGTGCCCCCTCGCTGCCCCCCCTCGCTAATCTCCATCTGGACCTTCCGCTGGCTCATCGTTCGCATCATGCTTGGGGcc GGGCTGATAAAGATCAGAGGGGACCGCTGCTGGAGGGACCTGACGTGCATGGACTACCACTACGAG aCTCAGCCGGTGCCAAACCCCATGTCATACTATATGCACCAATCCCCATGGTGGTTCCATCGCTTCGAGGTTCTGTCCAATCACTTCATCGAGCTCatcgtccctctcttcaccttcCTGGGGCGACGCATGTGCATGGTCAACGGGACGCTGCAGATAGTGTTCCAG gTGACTCTGATAGTGAGTGGGAACCTGAGCTTCCTCAATTGGCTGACCATAGTTCCCAGTCTGGCCTGTTTTGACGATGCCTCTCTGGGATTCCTGTTCTCTTCTGGCCGAGGGGCCAAGCAAGCCGTACTGGACCTCCAGGCTGAGGAGGCAGCAGGATGGACCCCCAAACCCACCAGGG GTATGCTTTTTCGTCGAGTGGTGAATGTGGCTCTGGGCGTTCTGATTGGCTACCTGAGCGTTCCTGTAGTGCTGAACCTGCTGAGCTCCAAACAGGTGATGAACACGTCTTTTGACCCGCTCCGCATCGTCAACACCTACGGGGCCTTCGGCAG TATCACTAAGGAGCGGACTGAGGTGATTCTGCAGGGTACTCTGAATGAGGACCCTAAGGACCCAGAGGCTGTGTGGGAGGAGTACCAGTTCCTGTGTAAGCCAGGGGACCTGACCCGACGCCCCTGCCTCATCTCCCCCTACCACTACAGGCTCGACTGGCTCATGTGGTTCGCTGCCTTCCAG accTATGAGCAGAGTGAGTGGGTGATCCACATAGCAGGCAGACTGTTGGCCAACGACACATCAATCCTCTCACTGATGGAATACAACCCCTTCCAGGGCAGAGACAACCCCAG GTGGGTCCGAGGAGAACACTTCAAGTATAGGTTCACCCTGCCTGGCAGTGGTCCCCAGGGAAAATGGTGGGTGAGGAAACGTATTGGAGCCTACTTCCCCGCTGTGGATCTGGTTGCTCTCAGGGGATATTTTAAGTCCCGGAACTGGCCCCATCCTGACCTTTGA
- the lmf1 gene encoding lipase maturation factor 1 isoform X2: MLGAGLIKIRGDRCWRDLTCMDYHYETQPVPNPMSYYMHQSPWWFHRFEVLSNHFIELIVPLFTFLGRRMCMVNGTLQIVFQVTLIVSGNLSFLNWLTIVPSLACFDDASLGFLFSSGRGAKQAVLDLQAEEAAGWTPKPTRGMLFRRVVNVALGVLIGYLSVPVVLNLLSSKQVMNTSFDPLRIVNTYGAFGSITKERTEVILQGTLNEDPKDPEAVWEEYQFLCKPGDLTRRPCLISPYHYRLDWLMWFAAFQTYEQSEWVIHIAGRLLANDTSILSLMEYNPFQGRDNPRWVRGEHFKYRFTLPGSGPQGKWWVRKRIGAYFPAVDLVALRGYFKSRNWPHPDL, from the exons ATGCTTGGGGcc GGGCTGATAAAGATCAGAGGGGACCGCTGCTGGAGGGACCTGACGTGCATGGACTACCACTACGAG aCTCAGCCGGTGCCAAACCCCATGTCATACTATATGCACCAATCCCCATGGTGGTTCCATCGCTTCGAGGTTCTGTCCAATCACTTCATCGAGCTCatcgtccctctcttcaccttcCTGGGGCGACGCATGTGCATGGTCAACGGGACGCTGCAGATAGTGTTCCAG gTGACTCTGATAGTGAGTGGGAACCTGAGCTTCCTCAATTGGCTGACCATAGTTCCCAGTCTGGCCTGTTTTGACGATGCCTCTCTGGGATTCCTGTTCTCTTCTGGCCGAGGGGCCAAGCAAGCCGTACTGGACCTCCAGGCTGAGGAGGCAGCAGGATGGACCCCCAAACCCACCAGGG GTATGCTTTTTCGTCGAGTGGTGAATGTGGCTCTGGGCGTTCTGATTGGCTACCTGAGCGTTCCTGTAGTGCTGAACCTGCTGAGCTCCAAACAGGTGATGAACACGTCTTTTGACCCGCTCCGCATCGTCAACACCTACGGGGCCTTCGGCAG TATCACTAAGGAGCGGACTGAGGTGATTCTGCAGGGTACTCTGAATGAGGACCCTAAGGACCCAGAGGCTGTGTGGGAGGAGTACCAGTTCCTGTGTAAGCCAGGGGACCTGACCCGACGCCCCTGCCTCATCTCCCCCTACCACTACAGGCTCGACTGGCTCATGTGGTTCGCTGCCTTCCAG accTATGAGCAGAGTGAGTGGGTGATCCACATAGCAGGCAGACTGTTGGCCAACGACACATCAATCCTCTCACTGATGGAATACAACCCCTTCCAGGGCAGAGACAACCCCAG GTGGGTCCGAGGAGAACACTTCAAGTATAGGTTCACCCTGCCTGGCAGTGGTCCCCAGGGAAAATGGTGGGTGAGGAAACGTATTGGAGCCTACTTCCCCGCTGTGGATCTGGTTGCTCTCAGGGGATATTTTAAGTCCCGGAACTGGCCCCATCCTGACCTTTGA
- the sox8a gene encoding transcription factor SOX-8a, whose product MTEENVKSFNNHPCSPTGTASSMSQDDSDSDVPSSPTGSDGQAPRHSPGDGITPKLDTGEEDNRFPACIRDAVTQVLNGYDWSLVPMPTRGDRALKNKPHVKRPMNAFMVWAQAARRKLADQYPHLHNAELSKTLGKLWRLLSESEKRPFVEEAERLRVQHKKDYPDYKYQPRRRKSTKPGQSDSDSGAELAHLHPGQMYKAEPGLARPTSMGDGQHHLDRTSQPHGPPTPPTTPKTELHLGVKHEGRQNIDFSNVDISELSTDVISNMEAFDVHEFDQYLPLNGHGSADAPPNHGQGGQGPNPPSGSLSSSYSHSHSNASPWGPKGPGAGAAPPSSSSSSSNSDGIHHRTQIKTEQLSPRHYSSQHSHSSPPPHPDYTPLNSGSCPSSAASSSSSSLPSPQCDYADLQSPGYYSAYTSYPAGLYQYPYFHSSRHPYGSPLINSLAIPPPHSHSPTTNWEQTVYSTLTRP is encoded by the exons ATGACCGAGGAAAATGTTAAGTCGTTCAACAACCATCCATGCAGTCCAACGGGAACTGCCAGCTCGATGTCGCAGGACGACTCGGATTCGGACGTCCCGTCCTCTCCAACCGGCTCCGATGGACAGGCGCCCAGGCACTCACCCGGCGACGGGATTACCCCAAAACTGGACACCGGCGAGGAGGATAACCGGTTTCCCGCGTGCATCCGAGACGCGGTGACTCAGGTGCTGAACGGATACGACTGGTCGCTCGTACCGATGCCTACACGAGGAGACCGAGCTCTGAAAAACAAACCCCATGTGAAGCGGCCAATGAACGCGTTCATGGTGTGGGCGCAGGCGGCGCGCAGGAAACTAGCGGACCAGTACCCGCATCTCCACAACGCCGAACTCAGCAAGACCTTGGGGAAGCTATGGCG CCTGCTCTCTGAAAGCGAGAAGAGGCCATTtgtggaggaggcagagagactgAGGGTCCAACACAAGAAAGACTACCCTGACTATAAGTACCAACCACGGAGAAGGAAGAGCACCAAGCCAGGTCAGAGTGACTCGGACTCCGGGGCTGAGCTGGCCCACCTCCACCCGGGCCAGATGTACAAGGCTGAACCTGGTCTGGCCAGACCGACCTCCATGGGGGATGGGCAACATCATCTAGATCGGACAA GCCAACCACATGGACCCCCCACACCCCCCACCACCCCAAAGACAGAGCTGCACCTGGGGGTGAAACACGAGGGTCGGCAGAACATCGACTTCAGCAACGTGGATATCTCAGAGCTGAGCACTGACGTCATCAGCAACATGGAGGCCTTCGACGTCCACGAGTTTGATCAGTACCTGCCACTCAACGGGCATGGCTCTGCCGATGCACCTCCCAACCATGGGCAGGGGGGGCAAGGACCCAACCCTCCCTCTGGGTCCCTAAGCTCCTCCTACAGCCACTCCCACAGCAATGCCTCGCCTTGGGGTCCCAAAGGGCCGGGAGCGGGGGCGGCACCCCCTTCTTCCTCCTCGTCCTCAAGTAACAGCGATGGCATTCACCACAGAACGCAGATCAAAACGGAGCAGCTGAGTCCCAGGCACTACAGCAGCCAGCACTCCCACAGCtccccaccaccccaccccgaCTACACCCCCCTCAACTCCGGGAGCTGCCCCTCCTCtgcagcctcctcttcctcctcctccttgcccAGCCCCCAGTGTGACTATGCAGACCTCCAGAGCCCTGGCTACTACAGTGCCTACACCAGCTACCCCGCAGGTCTCTATCAGTACCCCTACTTCCACTCGTCTCGCCACCCCTACGGCAGCCCGCTCATCAACAGCCTAGCTATCCCTCCACCACACAGCCACAGCCCCACCACAAACTGGGAGCAGACTGTCTATTCCACACTCACCAGGCCTTAG